The following are from one region of the Magallana gigas chromosome 4, xbMagGiga1.1, whole genome shotgun sequence genome:
- the LOC105317748 gene encoding uncharacterized protein: protein MRFCLVIYSLLNLWKLSWEFPEERQAGLVPNCGDTWSNVGNPCQHNPDQQLYYPHPHDADKFIQCTKDGEMYIIQCPAGKEYNPSVTQCAHPVTTTAPLPAVTNPCTQDVVAAKKIFFPYPNDPSRFMMCEGVMQVNIMTCPSPLVWDQGRESCVYTVLTGSQPSPNVVTTVAPDYSRQKCPNTTQPTDEIYFPHPDASKFIQCAAGGTAYVLNCPEGTIWRESAKKCLSPFASPDLPPTM, encoded by the exons ATGAGGTTTTGTTTAGTGATATATTCTCTCCTTAACCTGTGGAAATTAAGCTGGGAATTTCCAG AAGAGCGACAAGCTGGATTAGTTCCGAATTGTGGAG ACACGTGGTCGAACGTCGGTAACCCGTGCCAACATAACCCCGACCAACAGCTGTACTACCCCCACCCCCACGACGCCGACAAGTTCATCCAGTGTACCAAGGATGGGGAGATGTACATCATCCAGTGCCCCGCGGGCAAGGAGTACAACCCCTCAGTCACCCAGTGTGCCCACCCCGTGACCACCACG GCGCCTCTACCAGCAGTGACGAATCCTTGCACACAAGACGTTGTAGCCGCCAAAAAGATCTTCTTCCCTTACCCCAACGACCCGTCCCGCTTTATGATGTGTGAGGGGGTCATGCAGGTTAACATCATGACCTGCCCCTCTCCCTTGGTGTGGGACCAGGGTCGGGAGTCCTGTGTTTACACCGTCCTCACCGGAAGTCAGCCCTCACCCAATGTCGTCACCACCGTGGCTCCAG ACTATTCTCGTCAGAAATGCCCCAATACAACACAGCCTACAGACGAAATCTACTTCCCCCACCCCGACGCCTCCAAGTTCATCCAGTGTGCTGCGGGGGGCACGGCCTACGTGCTGAACTGTCCCGAGGGTACGATATGGAGAGAGAGTGCGAAGAAGTGCCTGTCTCCGTTCGCTAGCCCAGACCTGCCACCCACGATGTAG
- the LOC105317749 gene encoding F-box only protein 7 — MKFRIKHRTVSRTVQLDGDESELTLSHLLAAVSNTFSDILTGSFYLSLNKKDCLGDDDQTLKSLGLVSGDLVHLVSTDPDNVQEIQQPASGQQSNRPLGLPDLATSSSSTSEQPSTSIPGQQLGQTSTSKYIDEMEAEHFQSGAMNFQSEAVNPLDQAVVTQCLSEPRLCCESTPGRLPALLTELYSDAQCRFYEEALCLVLHVLMLEAGYQPSIPNSVSSSTDTQTDTDGMGCGPERSQGSDLGQGSDFSPTPSWRRQAPAFYCLEYTHPSSGPTVYTVTAVPMGASLVVHGLVKIDENVDKCKCQIKTKDFVQELAPEAGACYQNLPQVSRIFKDAICLPLQQKYREAMNLVPLHGIQALSNELKLKILGHLDVLSLLTMSQVCKEFHGLSNDRFIWRRLFLYHFGNRAQNVLNQNWKELYKAEYRIRKQHRKWLSQMTTLVPPFIPADPYTQRVPPLAPFSPGMIGGDYDLYLQFHGVPNPLFGRRGGRFPDLRPRFYPFGPGQNFPPGPGGGFQDGQRGGSRLQGGSRSGNSWLGGGPRWF, encoded by the exons ATGAAATTTCGTATAAAGCACAGAACTGTTAGTCGCACAGTCCAGTTGGATGGGGATGAATCCGAGCTAACACTCTCCCATCTGCTGGCCGCCGTATCCAACACGTTCTCTGATATATTGACAGG GTCATTTTATTTGAGTCTGAATAAGAAGGATTGCCTTGGTGATGATGACCAGACCCTAAAATCCCTGGGGCTGGTGTCGGGGGACCTGGTACACCTAGTTAGCACTGACCCAGATAATGTCCAAG AAATTCAGCAACCAGCCTCTGGGCAACAAAGCAACAGACCCCTGGGGTTGCCAGATCTTGCCACAAGTTCTTCAAGCACCAGTGAGCAACCTTCAACATCCATACCAGGTCAACAGTTAGGTCAAACATCCACAAGCAAATATATTGATGAAATGGAGGCAGAACATTTCCAAAGTGGGGCAATGAATTTCCAAAGTGAGGCTGTGAATCCGTTGGACCAGGCTGTTGTCACTCAATGTCTCAGTGAGCCGAGACTGTGCTGCGAGTCCACTCCTGGCAGACTGCCAGCCCTGCTCACTGAGTTGTACTCGGACGCTCAGTGTAGGTTTTATGAAGAGGCACTCTGTTTGGTTCTCCATGTATTGATGTTGGAAGCGGGGTACCAGCCAAGTATACCT AACTCGGTCAGCAGCTCtacagacacacagacagacacagacGGGATGGGCTGTGGACCAGAGAGAAGTCAGGGGTCAGACTTAGGCCAGGGGTCAGACTTCTCTCCCACGCCTTCCTGGAGACGGCAAGCCCCAGCCTTCTACTGTCTGGAGTACACACACCCCTCAAGTGGCCCCACTGTATACACAGTTACAGCAGTCCCCATGGGGGCCTCTCTTGTTGTGCATG GACTTGtcaaaattgatgaaaatgtggATAAATGTAAATGTCAGATTAAGACCAAGGACTTTGTACAGGAACTAGCCCCAG AAGCAGGTGCTTGTTATCAGAACTTACCCCAAGTGTCTCGGATATTCAAGGATGCTATATGCTTACCTCTACAGCAGAAATACAGAGAGG CAATGAATTTAGTACCTCTTCATGGAATTCAAGCTCTAAGTAATGAGTTAAAG CTAAAGATTCTTGGTCACTTAGATGTTCTGAGTCTGTTAACAATGTCACAAGTCTGTAAAGAGTTCCATGGACTCAGTAATGACAGATTTATTTGGAGACGTCTTTTCTTGTACCACTTTGGTA ATCGAGCTCAGAATGTATTGAACCAGAATTGGAAAGAG TTGTATAAGGCAGAGTATCGAATCAGAAAGCAGCACAGGAAGTGGCTCAGTCAGATGACCACGCTCGTGCCCCCCTTCATTCCCGCTGACCCGTACACCCAGCGGGTTCCTCCGCTGGCCCCGTTCAGTCCTGGAATGATCGGAGGGGATTATGACCTTTACCTCCAGTTCCATG GTGTGCCCAACCCTTTATTTGGTCGTCGGGGAGGAAGATTTCCTGACCTAAGGCCACGGTTTTACCCGTTTGGTCCGGGACAGAATTTCCCTCCAGGTCCTGGAGGAGGGTTTCAGGATGGACAGAGAGGAGGTTCTAGGTTACAGGGCGGGTCAAGGTCAGGCAACTCATGGCTCGGGGGAGGACCTAGGTGGTTCTAA